A genomic stretch from Theobroma cacao cultivar B97-61/B2 chromosome 4, Criollo_cocoa_genome_V2, whole genome shotgun sequence includes:
- the LOC18602326 gene encoding GDSL esterase/lipase At2g30310 — protein MAPTFVFMLVLIISNTCNLTRAATFTNWTSILVFGDSTVDTGNNNFINTFFKGNNLPYGQNFPGHIPTGRLSNGKLIPDFFASFLGIKQAVPPFLDPNLSDNDLRTGVTFASAGSGYDDLTSVATGVIPVSKQLDLFESYKAKLGGIVGETEAENIIKNSLVVISAGTNDFGFNYYILPHRRRQFDIKGYQDFLQTAIQDYVKALYNQGCRRIAVAGLPPMGCLPLLITARPKFPFDRTCLEDENADAVSYNQKLVKLLPRLQASLPGSRIVYADVYTPLIDMVNNAQKYGFTVTNRGCCGTGILEASFLCNPKTPACTTPSQFLFWDSIHPTEAAYKALADVLKKLITCFS, from the exons ATGGCTCCGACATTCGTCTTCATGCTTGTGCTAATCATCAGCAATACATGCAATCTGACGAGGGCTGCAACCTTCACAAATTGGACCTCCATTCTCGTCTTTGGTGACTCCACGGTTGATACTGGGAAtaacaattttattaataCGTTTTTCAAAGGAAACAATCTTCCATATGGCCAAAATTTTCCCGGTCACATCCCCACCGGGAGGTTATCAAATGGAAAACTCATTCCAGACTTTTTTGCCAGCTTTCTAGGCATAAAACAGGCCGTCCCTCCTTTTCTAGATCCAAATCTCTCAGACAATGACCTTCGTACTGGTGTCACTTTTGCATCAGCCGGGTCCGGATACGACGATCTTACCAGTGTTGCAACAGGAGTCATCCCAGTGTCCAAGCAACTTGATCTCTTCGAGAGTTATAAAGCAAAGCTTGGTGGCATTGTTGGTGAAACAGAAGCTGAAAACATCATTAAAAATTCTTTGGTAGTTATCAGTGCAGGAACTAACGACTTCGGTTTCAATTACTACATCTTGCCACACCGGAGAAGGCAGTTTGACATTAAGGGCTATCAAGATTTTCTGCAAACAGCAATACAAGACTATGTCAAG GCACTATACAATCAGGGCTGTCGCAGGATAGCTGTAGCAGGGCTTCCTCCAATGGGTTGTCTTCCACTTCTAATTACAGCAAGACCAAAATTCCCCTTCGACCGAACGTGCTTGGAGGATGAGAACGCAGACGCAGTGTCTTACAATCAAAAGCTTGTGAAATTGTTGCCTCGGCTCCAGGCGTCTCTTCCAGGGAGCAGAATTGTGTATGCTGATGTCTATACACCATTGATCGACATGGTCAACAATGCACAAAAATATG GTTTCACAGTCACAAACAGAGGATGCTGCGGGACTGGAATACTGGAAGCCTCGTTCTTGTGTAATCCAAAGACTCCTGCATGCACAACGCCTTCGCAGTTCTTATTTTGGGATAGCATTCATCCAACCGAAGCAGCTTACAAAGCCCTGGCTGACGTACTGAAAAAGCTTATAACATGTTTTAGctga
- the LOC18602328 gene encoding uncharacterized protein LOC18602328, with protein MAHSLTPVPASATTPIAKSKKIPSLGLQRVWACHQRPNHVLDDKLVHRRTVTLSVAGAVVGLNVGDRIANAARRPPPPPPAEKEDPNVSGVQAKLLASKKRKEAMKQAVAKMREQGKAVDGPSPSE; from the exons ATGGCCCATTCACTAACCCCTGTTCCAGCCAGTGCAACAACACCCATTGCCAAATCAAAGAAGATTCCTTCTCTAGGACTGCAGAGAGTATGGGCTTGCCACCAGAGACCCAATCATGTCTTAGATGATAAACTTGTTCATCGCAG GACTGTGACATTGAGCGTGGCAGGTGCAGTAGTAGGTTTGAATGTTGGTGACCGGATTGCAAATGCAGCTAGAAGGCCTCCACCTCCTCCGCCGGCGGAGAAAGAGGACCCCAATGTGAGTGGGGTGCAGGCAAAATTACTAGCTAGCAAGAAGAGGAAGGAAGCAATGAAACAAGCTGTAGCTAAGATGAGGGAGCAAGGCAAAGCTGTCGATGGACCATCACCATCTGAATAG
- the LOC18602329 gene encoding 60S ribosomal protein L5, which translates to MAYVKAQKTKAYFKRFQVKYKRRREGKTDYRARIRLINQDKNKYNTPKYRFVVRFTNKDITAQIVSATIAGDQVLAAAYARELPCYGLEVGLTNYAAAYCTGLLLARRVLKKLEMDDEYEGNVEATGEDFSVEPTDTRRPFRALLDVGLIRTTTGNRVFGALKGALDGGLDIPHSDKRFAGFSKDSKQLDAEVHRKYLYGGHVAAYMRTLMEDEPEKYQSHFSEYIKRGIEADDLEALYKKVHAAIRADPTAKKSEKEPPKEHKRFNLKKLTYEERKAKLIERLHTLNSAAGASEDED; encoded by the exons ATG GCCTATGTCAAGGCTCAGAAAACCAAGGCTTACTTTAAGCGGTTTCAGGTTAAATACAAGAGAaggagag AGGGAAAGACAGACTACCGGGCTAGGATTCGCCTAATCAATCAAGACAAGAACAAGTACAACACTCCTAAGTACCGCTTTGTTGTGCGATTT ACCAACAAAGATATCACTGCGCAAATAGTTTCTGCTACCATTGCTGGTGATCAGGTTCTTGCCGCTGCTTATGCACGTGAGCTTCCTTGTTATGGGCTTGAAGTGGGTCTTACAAACTATGCTGCAG CTTATTGCACTGGATTGCTTTTGGCCCGTCGTGTCCTTAAGAAGCTTGAAATGGATGATGAATATGAGGGTAATGTGGAG GCAACTGGAGAGGATTTCTCTGTTGAGCCAACTGACACAAGGAGGCCATTCCGTGCTCTCCTTGATGTAGGACTGATCAGGACCACCACTGGCAATCGTGTTTTTGGTGCTCTAAAG GGAGCATTGGATGGTGGTTTGGATATTCCTCATAGTGACAAGAGGTTTGCTGGGTTTTCAAAGGACAGCAAGCAACTTGATGCTGAGGTTCACCGCAAGTACCTTTATGGTGGCCATGTTGCTGCATATATGAGG ACCTTGATGGAAGATGAGCCAGAGAAGTATCAGTCTCACTTTAGTGAGTATATTAAGAGAGGAATTGAGGCAGATGATCTTGAGGCCTTGTACAAGAAAGTTCATGCTGCTATCCGTGCTGACCCAACTGCAAAGAAGTCTGAAAAGGAGCCACCTAAGGAGCACAAGAG GTTCAACTTGAAGAAGCTTACGTATGAGGAAAGGAAAGCTAAGTTGATTGAACGGTTACACACCCTTAATTCAGCTGCTGGTGCTTCAGAGGATGAGGATTGA